Genomic segment of Polycladomyces abyssicola:
GTCCGCAATCTCCCACAGGTTGATTTCATCCCGATCGGCCAATGGATGGTGTTCGGGAACAATCACGTACAACTCGTCCCGAAACAATTCCTCCCACACCACACCCGACATTTTTACGGGTCCGGACGACAGGCACAAATCCAATTCCCCTGCCTTTAACCGCTCAAACAGATCGGAGGAGGCGTCCTGAAACAATTGGAACTGAATATGCGGGTGTTTCTTTCGGAAAGAACCCAATAAATCAGGCACCAAATGTGTTCCCAATGTATGCAGGAACGCAAGCGAAACAGTGCCCCGCTCAGGGTCCACCATGTCTCGCAGTTTTTGCACACCTTCGTTAATCAGACCGAGAGCGGCATCCACTTGCTCCAAAAACATCTCTCCATAACGATTGAGGCGAATGGAACGTCCGGATCTCTCAAACAGCGGCACACCCAATTCATCTTCCAACCGGGCGATCGAACGGCTCAGTGCCGGTTGGGAAATGGCAAGCTTTTTTGCGGCCCGGGTAAAATGCTGCTCTCGTGCAACCGTTTGGAAGTATTCAAGTTGTTGCCACTCCATGTACATCCCCTCCGTTCCATAACCAAAACGCATGAAACTCATGCAAATAATAAATTGGACAATATGAGCTGTCAAGCGTAAGATGATACAGTGAATCCGATCATGATTTAGAGTCGTTGGAAGGGATGACACGCAGTGGATGACTATATTGAAAGAGGAAGCAACGTTTATGGAAAAGCGATTTCCGCTCTATTTTTAGGTAGCTTTGTGACATTTGCATCATTATATAGTACACAGCCATTGATTCCACTGTTGGCGAAACAGTTTCACGTCTCACCCGCATCAGCCAGCCTGTCGTTGTCACTGACGACCGGTGCCCTTGCAGTGTGCATGTTGATCATCTCATTGGTATCGGAATCGAAAGGGCGCAAACCCATCATGACGGTTTCGCTGATGCTCTCCTCGGTTTTGTCGATCCTCGCCGCATTCAGCCCCAGCTTTTCGCTGTTATTAGTGATTCGTGCGTTGCAGGGGATCGTACTTGCCGGTTTCCCTGCCATCGCCATGGTCTATGTAAATGAGGAATTTCACCCCAAATTTATGGGGCGCGTGATGGGCATCTATGTCGGTGGCAGTGCATTGGGAGGGTTGACTGGTCGTCTGGTGGTAGGTTGGCTGACAGAACAGTTTTCTTGGCATGTGGCACTGGGCACCATGGGTGTAATCGGTATACTGATCAGTTTGTGGTTTTGGCACAACTTGCCGGATTCGCACCATTTTTCTCCAAAACGGACCAATTGGCGTCGATTGGGGTCGTCATTGTTACGTAACTTAAAAGATCCTGCACTTATCTGTCTTTATGGTATCGGTTTTTTGCTGATGGGTGGTTTTGTTACCCTATACAACTACATCGGTTATCCGTTGATGGCCCCACCCTATGATTTGAGCCAAACCAGTGTCGGTTTGATCTTTATCGTCTATCTAGTCGGTACGTTCAGCTCCGCGTGGATGGGGCAATTGGCAGACCGATTCCGGCGATCCACCGTATTATGGTACGGGATTGGCATCATGTTATTGGGTGCCATCGTAACCATCAACCAACATTTGGTTGTAAAAATCATCGGTGTAGCCTTATTCACGTTCGGTTTCTTTGGCAGCCACTCGGTTGTGAGCAGCTGGGTGGGAAAACAGGCACACCGATACAAAACGCAGGCGATGTCGTTGTATCTGTTATTCTACTATCTCGGTTCCAGTGTGATGGGTACCAGCGGCGGTCTCTTCTGGAGCCGATTCGGTTGGGACGGCGTCATTTCCATGATCGGTACGATGCTGATGTTGGCATTGCTCCTGACCTTTTTGCTTGAACACGGAAAACGGGGGCCGTCAATTTCTGCCAAACATTAACTTACCTCCCCCCCCCAATGATCCCCAAATCATTGGGGGGGTTTCGTTAATTGTTTCCATCATGTCAGGTTGATCATTCATAATCCTCTCACCCGATCCAACCAATCTCCAATCAGTGCGCTTAACGTCCCTCGCTGCTCAATGGACAAATTGTGACCTGCGCCGTCGAGCACGGCAAAACTGGCTCGCGGATACATTTCCACCAGGGACCAAGCGTCTTGGAACCCGGTAATGTGATCTTGACGGCCGGTCACGATCAGCACCGGGTGTTGGAAAGGGGAATCCAACAAGTCCGGGTTGAATGTGAATGCGTAGTTTCGTTTGATCTTGGCCAAAAAACGAGTGTGTGAACGGGATAGTTTTTCACCTGGAAGAATTTCTCGTTTCACCATCTCCCAATGTCTTCGATCCTGTATCACGGCAATGGACTCCCACGTCTCCTTCTCCTCGTCCGTCAACGTGGCCACAAATGGTTCGTCGCGATATAAGACGGTACGCTCTGGCAGGGTTCGTTTGCTTTTGTCCGGTTGAACAACCGGACACACAAGGAGCATCCCCGCCACTTGAGAGATCCTTTTGGCCAAAACGCCCCGTGCCAGATAACCACCGCAGGACTCTCCCACGATCAGAAAAGATTGGTTCCCGATGGTGTCATCGATCAACGATAAAATGGTGCCCAACATGTCATCCGCACATTCGATCCCGTTCAGCTCCCCAGTTCTCCCCATTCCCGGCAAATCCGCATAGATTCTGCGCCAACCGCTCCGTTTCTGAAACAACGGCTCCATATATCCCATCATCGATTGATGATCCAGACCGAATCCGTGCAACATCAGGATCGGCATGCCAGACCCGATATCCCGGTGGTAAAGCATTTATCTCACAAACACCTCCAGATACACCCCCACCACCGCGAACAACCATCCAGCCATCCAGAAAACGACCACCACCTTCCACTCGGACCAACCACAAAGCTCAAAATGGTGGTGTAACGGACTCATGCGGAAAATGCGCCGGCCCCGCCATTTGAACGAAATCACCTGCAAAATAACGGACAAGGCTTCCGCCACAAAAACCGCACCGATGATCGGTAACAGCAGTTCCGTCTTGGTGATGACGGACAATGCCGCCAATCCTCCTCCCAGCGCCAACGAGCCCGTGTCTCCCATAAACACTTTGGCCGGGTGCGCATTAAACACCAAAAATCCGAGCAACGCCCCGATCACAGCCACTGAAAACAGGACGACAGAAAGATTGCTTTGCACCCAGCCGATTACGGCATAAGCGGTGTACGCTGCCACAGCAGTTCCCGCCAGCAGTCCATCCAGACCGTCCGTCAGATTAACAGCGTTGGAAGTGGCGATCATGATAAACAACAACAGCGGCAGATACAGCCAGTTCAAGTGGATGATCCAGTCCGTCCCCGGTATGCCAACGGAAAATATGTACCCGATCGTGTTGGGGTGAAATACACGCACTTCTAACAGTACCCAAAACAACACCAATCCGATGAAAAGCTGACCCAATAATTTTTGTCGAGCGGTCAACCCCAAATTGCGTTTCATCACCACTTTGATGTAATCATCCAGAAACCCCAAAATGCCGTAACCCAAGGTGGCGAATATAAGAAAAAACACATCGGCGTTAACCAATCTCTTCAGCCAATGCTGACCGAACGGGATGACGGTCAGC
This window contains:
- a CDS encoding LysR family transcriptional regulator is translated as MEWQQLEYFQTVAREQHFTRAAKKLAISQPALSRSIARLEDELGVPLFERSGRSIRLNRYGEMFLEQVDAALGLINEGVQKLRDMVDPERGTVSLAFLHTLGTHLVPDLLGSFRKKHPHIQFQLFQDASSDLFERLKAGELDLCLSSGPVKMSGVVWEELFRDELYVIVPEHHPLADRDEINLWEIADEPFISLKKGYGLRALTDRLCRQAGFTPNITFEGEEVTTVAGLVSAGLGVALIPETGGEDMRQIRRLHVRSPHCQRVIGIAWVEGRYLSPAAKLFRQFVLDHFR
- a CDS encoding MFS transporter; the protein is MDDYIERGSNVYGKAISALFLGSFVTFASLYSTQPLIPLLAKQFHVSPASASLSLSLTTGALAVCMLIISLVSESKGRKPIMTVSLMLSSVLSILAAFSPSFSLLLVIRALQGIVLAGFPAIAMVYVNEEFHPKFMGRVMGIYVGGSALGGLTGRLVVGWLTEQFSWHVALGTMGVIGILISLWFWHNLPDSHHFSPKRTNWRRLGSSLLRNLKDPALICLYGIGFLLMGGFVTLYNYIGYPLMAPPYDLSQTSVGLIFIVYLVGTFSSAWMGQLADRFRRSTVLWYGIGIMLLGAIVTINQHLVVKIIGVALFTFGFFGSHSVVSSWVGKQAHRYKTQAMSLYLLFYYLGSSVMGTSGGLFWSRFGWDGVISMIGTMLMLALLLTFLLEHGKRGPSISAKH
- a CDS encoding alpha/beta fold hydrolase is translated as MLYHRDIGSGMPILMLHGFGLDHQSMMGYMEPLFQKRSGWRRIYADLPGMGRTGELNGIECADDMLGTILSLIDDTIGNQSFLIVGESCGGYLARGVLAKRISQVAGMLLVCPVVQPDKSKRTLPERTVLYRDEPFVATLTDEEKETWESIAVIQDRRHWEMVKREILPGEKLSRSHTRFLAKIKRNYAFTFNPDLLDSPFQHPVLIVTGRQDHITGFQDAWSLVEMYPRASFAVLDGAGHNLSIEQRGTLSALIGDWLDRVRGL
- the mraY gene encoding phospho-N-acetylmuramoyl-pentapeptide-transferase; translated protein: MNRLSLIKVLLVAFGMTIVLSPMVIPILRRLKFGQSIREEGPQGHLKKAGTPTMGGVIFLTSIVLTVIPFGQHWLKRLVNADVFFLIFATLGYGILGFLDDYIKVVMKRNLGLTARQKLLGQLFIGLVLFWVLLEVRVFHPNTIGYIFSVGIPGTDWIIHLNWLYLPLLLFIMIATSNAVNLTDGLDGLLAGTAVAAYTAYAVIGWVQSNLSVVLFSVAVIGALLGFLVFNAHPAKVFMGDTGSLALGGGLAALSVITKTELLLPIIGAVFVAEALSVILQVISFKWRGRRIFRMSPLHHHFELCGWSEWKVVVVFWMAGWLFAVVGVYLEVFVR